A region from the Etheostoma spectabile isolate EspeVRDwgs_2016 chromosome 9, UIUC_Espe_1.0, whole genome shotgun sequence genome encodes:
- the LOC116695604 gene encoding GTPase IMAP family member 8 isoform X3, with product MPGPNVFLLVVPIDTAFSADSRRTVEEHMKLLGERVWRYTMVLFTCGDFLGEKNIEQHIESEGDSLKWLMERCSNRYHVFNNHEQSPSNQVTRLLEEIDEMLWHNNCSYYKVDEQTLDIMKKKQQEVAERAGERRRRSEEQRHQMKALTAGKMITIPKLHMVLLGSRSAGKTSLGNTLLGNKEQEVGKWTARSVARQGFLGQTEITLVDTPGWWKGFPVCDTPEAIKDELMTSPFQCRPGPHVFLLVIDADASFNAKHLLAVTTHMDLLGEGVWRHTIVVFTRGDWLGTHTIEQYIEGEGQALQSLVEQCGNRYHVIDNKNADDGTQTTELLGRITETVAGNNWDYFVPDEKIYLAVEKRKKSVKKGALLRQSQVHAKRKTLRDSSKELQELTVVMLGQKTSGKSATGNNLLCKEVFATCQNESCQVGTGDVAGRLVTVIDTPGWRKDPSRCTQEMDIELVRGLSLSPLGVHAVLLVVPLDLAFGELQQAALEDHMDLFDASIWKHTMVVFTHGDKLAHKSIEEHIEREHSALRWLIDKCENKYHVMNNRKKANMSQGTELFEKIDEMMAGNGEQLFCPEMNDIYLRIEEKFRRRQLKHVLKQRLKEEYQKRELKLMEGFKETLLQLQADVRGNVTSTKSMSQICNMTKAKGIGLRKKEGTKKKENIDSKISQEIEKLEKDIRTKSSEVLQSSKDFLVPSLNGESPAPSIAYSLPDRKSSTGQFDKVLRWLSTLQIGTNVDNQMTLKFSQTSGYGSVLPHDNLDFDTELMNES from the exons AtgccagggccaaatgtttttctCCTGGTTGTTCCCATAGACACAGCCTTCTCTGCGGATAGCAGGAGGACGGTGGAGGAGCACATGAAGCTCCTGGGGGAGCGGGTTTGGAGGTACACCATGGTGCTGTTCACCTGCGGCGACTTCCTCGGGGAGAAGAACATAGAGCAGCACATTGAGAGCGAGGGAGACTCACTCAAGTGGTTGATGGAAAGATGCAGCAACAGGTACCACGTGTTTAACAACCACGAGCAGAGTCCATCCAATCAGGTGACCCGGCTGCTGGAGGAGATAGATGAGATGCTGTGGCACAACAACTGCAGTTACTACAAGGTGGATGAACAGACACTTGATATCatgaagaagaagcagcaggAAGTGGCTGAAAGggcaggagagagaaggaggaggtcCGAAGAACAAAGACATCAGATGAAAGCGCTCACTGCAG GAAAGATGATAACCATCCCAAAACTCCACATGGTTCTCTTGGGAAGCCGAAGCGCTGGGAAAACCTCACTAGGGAACACCTTATTGGGAAACAAAGAGCAAGAAGTTGGAAAATGGACGGCGCGCTCCGTGGCCCGGCAGGGTTTTCTGGGTCAAACTGAAATAACTCTGGTGGACACACCGGGCTGGTGGAAAGGCTTCCCTGTGTGTGACACTCCCGAAGCGATCAAAGATGAACTGATGACCAGCCCGTTTCAGTGTCGCCCTGGGCCTCACGTCTTCCTGCTGGTTATAGACGCAGATGCATCCTTTAATGCCAAACACTTACTGGCAGTGACAACACACATGGATCTTCTCGGAGAAGGAGTGTGGAGACACACTATTGTAGTTTTCACCAGAGGAGACTGGCTGGGAACACACACCATAGAGCAGTACATCGAAGGGGAGGGACAGGCGTTGCAGTCTCTAGTTGAACAATGTGGCAACAGATATCACGTCATTGATAACAAGAATGCAGATGATGGCACTCAAACCACGGAGCTGCTGGGGAGAATCACTGAGACTGTGGCTGGAAATAATTGGGACTATTTCGTCCCGGACGAGAAGATATATCTGGCtgttgaaaagagaaaaaaaagtgtgaaaaaaggaGCATTACTGAGGCAAAGTCAAGTCCATGCCAAAAGAAAAACCCTCAGAG ATTCCAGTAAAGAGTTACAGGAGCTGACGGTGGTGATGCTGGGCCAGAAGACCTCTGGGAAGAGCGCAACAGGAAACAACCTCCTGTGTAAAGAAGTGTTCGCCACCTGTCAGAATGAGTCCTGTCAGGTGGGGACGGGGGACGTTGCTGGCAGACTGGTCACGGTGATCGACACCCCGGGCTGGCGGAAGGATCCCTCCCGCTGCACCCAAGAGATGGACATAGAACTAGTCCGAGGCCTGTCTCTGAGCCCGTTGGGGGTTCATGCTGTCCTGCTGGTCGTCCCCTTGGACCTGGCGTTCGGAGAACTCCAGCAGGCCGCCCTGGAGGACCACATGGACCTGTTTGATGCCAGCATCTGGAAACACACCATGGTTGTGTTCACACACGGAGACAAACTGGCACATAAGTCCATAGAGGAGCACATCGAGAGGGAGCACAGCGCTCTACGCTGGTTAATAGACAAGTGTGAGAACAAATACCACGTTATGAACAATCGGAAGAAAGCCAATATGAGTCAGGGCACCGAGCTGTTTGAGAAGATCGATGAAATGATGGCAGGGAATGGCGAGCAGCTCTTCTGCCCAGAGATGAACGACATCTACCTGAGAATTGAGGAGAAGTTCAGGAGGAGGCAGCTCAAACATGTGCTGAAGCAGAGACTAAAGGAGGAGTACCAGAAGAGAGAGCTGAAGCTGATGGAAGGCTTCAAGGAAACACTCCTCCAGCTGCAAGCTGATGTCAGGGGAAATGTGACAAGCACTAAATCCATGTCACAGA tttgtaacatgaCCAAAGCCAAAGGTATTGGCCTGAGGAAAAAAGAGGGAAcgaagaagaaggaaaacatAGATTCAAAAATCAGCCAGGAAATCGAAAAGCTGGAAAAGGACATAAGAACAAAATCCTCTGAAGTTCTTCAGAGCAGCAAGGACTTCTTGGTCCCTTCCT TGAACGGAGAGAGTCCAGCGCCATCTATCGCCTATTCTTTGCCAGACAGGAAAAGTTCAACCGGCCAATTTGATAAAGTTCTTCGTTGGCTGTCAACACTTCAGATCGGCACTAACGTAGACAACCAGATGACCCTCAAATTCTCTCAGACGTCCGGATACGGATCTGTGCTACCACACGACAACTTGGACTTTGACACAgaattaatgaatgaatccTGA
- the LOC116695604 gene encoding GTPase IMAP family member 8 isoform X2 yields the protein MENNFGENTSITLPEVRLVLIGGRWAGKSSSGNTILGEERFECGRIRTAQSEKRRAVVGGRRLIVVDTPGWRSSRSLSEIPEVDKQELKLNASTCMPGPNVFLLVVPIDTAFSADSRRTVEEHMKLLGERVWRYTMVLFTCGDFLGEKNIEQHIESEGDSLKWLMERCSNRYHVFNNHEQSPSNQVTRLLEEIDEMLWHNNCSYYKVDEQTLDIMKKKQQEVAERAGERRRRSEEQRHQMKALTAGKMITIPKLHMVLLGSRSAGKTSLGNTLLGNKEQEVGKWTARSVARQGFLGQTEITLVDTPGWWKGFPVCDTPEAIKDELMTSPFQCRPGPHVFLLVIDADASFNAKHLLAVTTHMDLLGEGVWRHTIVVFTRGDWLGTHTIEQYIEGEGQALQSLVEQCGNRYHVIDNKNADDGTQTTELLGRITETVAGNNWDYFVPDEKIYLAVEKRKKSVKKGALLRQSQVHAKRKTLRDSSKELQELTVVMLGQKTSGKSATGNNLLCKEVFATCQNESCQVGTGDVAGRLVTVIDTPGWRKDPSRCTQEMDIELVRGLSLSPLGVHAVLLVVPLDLAFGELQQAALEDHMDLFDASIWKHTMVVFTHGDKLAHKSIEEHIEREHSALRWLIDKCENKYHVMNNRKKANMSQGTELFEKIDEMMAGNGEQLFCPEMNDIYLRIEEKFRRRQLKHVLKQRLKEEYQKRELKLMEGFKETLLQLQADVRGNVTSTKSMSQTKGIGLRKKEGTKKKENIDSKISQEIEKLEKDIRTKSSEVLQSSKDFLVPSLNGESPAPSIAYSLPDRKSSTGQFDKVLRWLSTLQIGTNVDNQMTLKFSQTSGYGSVLPHDNLDFDTELMNES from the exons GGGAGAACACGAGCATCACACTGCCGGAAGTCCGACTCGTCCTGATCGGTGGGCGATGGGCTGGAAAAAGCTCCTCTGGCAACACCATTCTAGGAGAGGAAAGATTCGAGTGTGGCCGAATCAGAACAGCTCAGTCCGAAAAGAGGCGCGCCGTGGTCGGGGGCAGGCGGCTCATCGTGGTCGACACTCCGGGATGGCGCAGCTCCCGCTCCCTCTCCGAGATCCCAGAGGTGGACAAGCAAGAGTTGAAACTCAACGCGTCCACGTGTAtgccagggccaaatgtttttctCCTGGTTGTTCCCATAGACACAGCCTTCTCTGCGGATAGCAGGAGGACGGTGGAGGAGCACATGAAGCTCCTGGGGGAGCGGGTTTGGAGGTACACCATGGTGCTGTTCACCTGCGGCGACTTCCTCGGGGAGAAGAACATAGAGCAGCACATTGAGAGCGAGGGAGACTCACTCAAGTGGTTGATGGAAAGATGCAGCAACAGGTACCACGTGTTTAACAACCACGAGCAGAGTCCATCCAATCAGGTGACCCGGCTGCTGGAGGAGATAGATGAGATGCTGTGGCACAACAACTGCAGTTACTACAAGGTGGATGAACAGACACTTGATATCatgaagaagaagcagcaggAAGTGGCTGAAAGggcaggagagagaaggaggaggtcCGAAGAACAAAGACATCAGATGAAAGCGCTCACTGCAG GAAAGATGATAACCATCCCAAAACTCCACATGGTTCTCTTGGGAAGCCGAAGCGCTGGGAAAACCTCACTAGGGAACACCTTATTGGGAAACAAAGAGCAAGAAGTTGGAAAATGGACGGCGCGCTCCGTGGCCCGGCAGGGTTTTCTGGGTCAAACTGAAATAACTCTGGTGGACACACCGGGCTGGTGGAAAGGCTTCCCTGTGTGTGACACTCCCGAAGCGATCAAAGATGAACTGATGACCAGCCCGTTTCAGTGTCGCCCTGGGCCTCACGTCTTCCTGCTGGTTATAGACGCAGATGCATCCTTTAATGCCAAACACTTACTGGCAGTGACAACACACATGGATCTTCTCGGAGAAGGAGTGTGGAGACACACTATTGTAGTTTTCACCAGAGGAGACTGGCTGGGAACACACACCATAGAGCAGTACATCGAAGGGGAGGGACAGGCGTTGCAGTCTCTAGTTGAACAATGTGGCAACAGATATCACGTCATTGATAACAAGAATGCAGATGATGGCACTCAAACCACGGAGCTGCTGGGGAGAATCACTGAGACTGTGGCTGGAAATAATTGGGACTATTTCGTCCCGGACGAGAAGATATATCTGGCtgttgaaaagagaaaaaaaagtgtgaaaaaaggaGCATTACTGAGGCAAAGTCAAGTCCATGCCAAAAGAAAAACCCTCAGAG ATTCCAGTAAAGAGTTACAGGAGCTGACGGTGGTGATGCTGGGCCAGAAGACCTCTGGGAAGAGCGCAACAGGAAACAACCTCCTGTGTAAAGAAGTGTTCGCCACCTGTCAGAATGAGTCCTGTCAGGTGGGGACGGGGGACGTTGCTGGCAGACTGGTCACGGTGATCGACACCCCGGGCTGGCGGAAGGATCCCTCCCGCTGCACCCAAGAGATGGACATAGAACTAGTCCGAGGCCTGTCTCTGAGCCCGTTGGGGGTTCATGCTGTCCTGCTGGTCGTCCCCTTGGACCTGGCGTTCGGAGAACTCCAGCAGGCCGCCCTGGAGGACCACATGGACCTGTTTGATGCCAGCATCTGGAAACACACCATGGTTGTGTTCACACACGGAGACAAACTGGCACATAAGTCCATAGAGGAGCACATCGAGAGGGAGCACAGCGCTCTACGCTGGTTAATAGACAAGTGTGAGAACAAATACCACGTTATGAACAATCGGAAGAAAGCCAATATGAGTCAGGGCACCGAGCTGTTTGAGAAGATCGATGAAATGATGGCAGGGAATGGCGAGCAGCTCTTCTGCCCAGAGATGAACGACATCTACCTGAGAATTGAGGAGAAGTTCAGGAGGAGGCAGCTCAAACATGTGCTGAAGCAGAGACTAAAGGAGGAGTACCAGAAGAGAGAGCTGAAGCTGATGGAAGGCTTCAAGGAAACACTCCTCCAGCTGCAAGCTGATGTCAGGGGAAATGTGACAAGCACTAAATCCATGTCACAGA CCAAAGGTATTGGCCTGAGGAAAAAAGAGGGAAcgaagaagaaggaaaacatAGATTCAAAAATCAGCCAGGAAATCGAAAAGCTGGAAAAGGACATAAGAACAAAATCCTCTGAAGTTCTTCAGAGCAGCAAGGACTTCTTGGTCCCTTCCT TGAACGGAGAGAGTCCAGCGCCATCTATCGCCTATTCTTTGCCAGACAGGAAAAGTTCAACCGGCCAATTTGATAAAGTTCTTCGTTGGCTGTCAACACTTCAGATCGGCACTAACGTAGACAACCAGATGACCCTCAAATTCTCTCAGACGTCCGGATACGGATCTGTGCTACCACACGACAACTTGGACTTTGACACAgaattaatgaatgaatccTGA
- the LOC116695604 gene encoding GTPase IMAP family member 8 isoform X1, with product MENNFGENTSITLPEVRLVLIGGRWAGKSSSGNTILGEERFECGRIRTAQSEKRRAVVGGRRLIVVDTPGWRSSRSLSEIPEVDKQELKLNASTCMPGPNVFLLVVPIDTAFSADSRRTVEEHMKLLGERVWRYTMVLFTCGDFLGEKNIEQHIESEGDSLKWLMERCSNRYHVFNNHEQSPSNQVTRLLEEIDEMLWHNNCSYYKVDEQTLDIMKKKQQEVAERAGERRRRSEEQRHQMKALTAGKMITIPKLHMVLLGSRSAGKTSLGNTLLGNKEQEVGKWTARSVARQGFLGQTEITLVDTPGWWKGFPVCDTPEAIKDELMTSPFQCRPGPHVFLLVIDADASFNAKHLLAVTTHMDLLGEGVWRHTIVVFTRGDWLGTHTIEQYIEGEGQALQSLVEQCGNRYHVIDNKNADDGTQTTELLGRITETVAGNNWDYFVPDEKIYLAVEKRKKSVKKGALLRQSQVHAKRKTLRDSSKELQELTVVMLGQKTSGKSATGNNLLCKEVFATCQNESCQVGTGDVAGRLVTVIDTPGWRKDPSRCTQEMDIELVRGLSLSPLGVHAVLLVVPLDLAFGELQQAALEDHMDLFDASIWKHTMVVFTHGDKLAHKSIEEHIEREHSALRWLIDKCENKYHVMNNRKKANMSQGTELFEKIDEMMAGNGEQLFCPEMNDIYLRIEEKFRRRQLKHVLKQRLKEEYQKRELKLMEGFKETLLQLQADVRGNVTSTKSMSQICNMTKAKGIGLRKKEGTKKKENIDSKISQEIEKLEKDIRTKSSEVLQSSKDFLVPSLNGESPAPSIAYSLPDRKSSTGQFDKVLRWLSTLQIGTNVDNQMTLKFSQTSGYGSVLPHDNLDFDTELMNES from the exons GGGAGAACACGAGCATCACACTGCCGGAAGTCCGACTCGTCCTGATCGGTGGGCGATGGGCTGGAAAAAGCTCCTCTGGCAACACCATTCTAGGAGAGGAAAGATTCGAGTGTGGCCGAATCAGAACAGCTCAGTCCGAAAAGAGGCGCGCCGTGGTCGGGGGCAGGCGGCTCATCGTGGTCGACACTCCGGGATGGCGCAGCTCCCGCTCCCTCTCCGAGATCCCAGAGGTGGACAAGCAAGAGTTGAAACTCAACGCGTCCACGTGTAtgccagggccaaatgtttttctCCTGGTTGTTCCCATAGACACAGCCTTCTCTGCGGATAGCAGGAGGACGGTGGAGGAGCACATGAAGCTCCTGGGGGAGCGGGTTTGGAGGTACACCATGGTGCTGTTCACCTGCGGCGACTTCCTCGGGGAGAAGAACATAGAGCAGCACATTGAGAGCGAGGGAGACTCACTCAAGTGGTTGATGGAAAGATGCAGCAACAGGTACCACGTGTTTAACAACCACGAGCAGAGTCCATCCAATCAGGTGACCCGGCTGCTGGAGGAGATAGATGAGATGCTGTGGCACAACAACTGCAGTTACTACAAGGTGGATGAACAGACACTTGATATCatgaagaagaagcagcaggAAGTGGCTGAAAGggcaggagagagaaggaggaggtcCGAAGAACAAAGACATCAGATGAAAGCGCTCACTGCAG GAAAGATGATAACCATCCCAAAACTCCACATGGTTCTCTTGGGAAGCCGAAGCGCTGGGAAAACCTCACTAGGGAACACCTTATTGGGAAACAAAGAGCAAGAAGTTGGAAAATGGACGGCGCGCTCCGTGGCCCGGCAGGGTTTTCTGGGTCAAACTGAAATAACTCTGGTGGACACACCGGGCTGGTGGAAAGGCTTCCCTGTGTGTGACACTCCCGAAGCGATCAAAGATGAACTGATGACCAGCCCGTTTCAGTGTCGCCCTGGGCCTCACGTCTTCCTGCTGGTTATAGACGCAGATGCATCCTTTAATGCCAAACACTTACTGGCAGTGACAACACACATGGATCTTCTCGGAGAAGGAGTGTGGAGACACACTATTGTAGTTTTCACCAGAGGAGACTGGCTGGGAACACACACCATAGAGCAGTACATCGAAGGGGAGGGACAGGCGTTGCAGTCTCTAGTTGAACAATGTGGCAACAGATATCACGTCATTGATAACAAGAATGCAGATGATGGCACTCAAACCACGGAGCTGCTGGGGAGAATCACTGAGACTGTGGCTGGAAATAATTGGGACTATTTCGTCCCGGACGAGAAGATATATCTGGCtgttgaaaagagaaaaaaaagtgtgaaaaaaggaGCATTACTGAGGCAAAGTCAAGTCCATGCCAAAAGAAAAACCCTCAGAG ATTCCAGTAAAGAGTTACAGGAGCTGACGGTGGTGATGCTGGGCCAGAAGACCTCTGGGAAGAGCGCAACAGGAAACAACCTCCTGTGTAAAGAAGTGTTCGCCACCTGTCAGAATGAGTCCTGTCAGGTGGGGACGGGGGACGTTGCTGGCAGACTGGTCACGGTGATCGACACCCCGGGCTGGCGGAAGGATCCCTCCCGCTGCACCCAAGAGATGGACATAGAACTAGTCCGAGGCCTGTCTCTGAGCCCGTTGGGGGTTCATGCTGTCCTGCTGGTCGTCCCCTTGGACCTGGCGTTCGGAGAACTCCAGCAGGCCGCCCTGGAGGACCACATGGACCTGTTTGATGCCAGCATCTGGAAACACACCATGGTTGTGTTCACACACGGAGACAAACTGGCACATAAGTCCATAGAGGAGCACATCGAGAGGGAGCACAGCGCTCTACGCTGGTTAATAGACAAGTGTGAGAACAAATACCACGTTATGAACAATCGGAAGAAAGCCAATATGAGTCAGGGCACCGAGCTGTTTGAGAAGATCGATGAAATGATGGCAGGGAATGGCGAGCAGCTCTTCTGCCCAGAGATGAACGACATCTACCTGAGAATTGAGGAGAAGTTCAGGAGGAGGCAGCTCAAACATGTGCTGAAGCAGAGACTAAAGGAGGAGTACCAGAAGAGAGAGCTGAAGCTGATGGAAGGCTTCAAGGAAACACTCCTCCAGCTGCAAGCTGATGTCAGGGGAAATGTGACAAGCACTAAATCCATGTCACAGA tttgtaacatgaCCAAAGCCAAAGGTATTGGCCTGAGGAAAAAAGAGGGAAcgaagaagaaggaaaacatAGATTCAAAAATCAGCCAGGAAATCGAAAAGCTGGAAAAGGACATAAGAACAAAATCCTCTGAAGTTCTTCAGAGCAGCAAGGACTTCTTGGTCCCTTCCT TGAACGGAGAGAGTCCAGCGCCATCTATCGCCTATTCTTTGCCAGACAGGAAAAGTTCAACCGGCCAATTTGATAAAGTTCTTCGTTGGCTGTCAACACTTCAGATCGGCACTAACGTAGACAACCAGATGACCCTCAAATTCTCTCAGACGTCCGGATACGGATCTGTGCTACCACACGACAACTTGGACTTTGACACAgaattaatgaatgaatccTGA
- the rabggta gene encoding geranylgeranyl transferase type-2 subunit alpha, whose protein sequence is MHGRVKVKSTAQQEEEKRKEREKKLKIYVAARDACFSKRKEGIWDDEALQITQQLLSSNPDFATLWNYRREILMHMETVKDEDEVQKIYQAELSFLESCLKVNPKSYGSWHHRGWVSARLPRPDWARELGLCDRCLSLDDRNFHCWDYRRMVVKMSGVPVGQELAFTDRLIGSNFSNYSSWHYRSTLLPLLHPESPEPRSPCREPKRASPPPSPQIHSHRVCEEQLLKEYELVQNAFFTDPNDQSAWFYYRWLLGRAEREEMISCVYVSRDEERVAVAFSRPVNAQSVGLLLVLDGQPHRVEWRSVHPRFKHSPVWICDLPPGTISDVTNEHNLTVHWTEKHTHRDCALYTGRSESWCRDSATDQELFRSELSVEKTSVLQSELQSCNQLQELEPLNKWCLLTIILLMRALDPLGYEKETLAHFQTLKEVDSMRSAYYGDLCSKFMIENTILKMEYAEVRVFSISDKNLTTLCHLDQLLMVTHINLSSNQLQRLPPQFAMLQCLEVLEADNNSIENLEGVFHLPKLEEVLLKNNKISTLADLQPLASCPKLKRLDLRGNPVTQTANIESELTELLPSVTDLQL, encoded by the exons ATG CATGGTAGAGTGAAGGTTAAATCCACAGcccagcaggaggaggagaaaaggaaggagagggagaagaaaCTGAAGATTTACGTGGCTGCACGAGACGCCTGCTTTTCTAAG AGGAAGGAGGGTATTTGGGATGATGAGGCTCTCCAGATTACCCAGCAGCTACTATCATCCAATCCTGACTTCGCTACCCTGTGGAACTACAGGAGGGAGATCCTAATGCACATGGAGACCGTGAA AGATGAGGATGAAGTGCAAAAGATTTACCAGGCTGAGCTGTCATTCCTGGAGTCGTGCCTCAAAGTGAACCCAAAGTCCTACGGCAGCTGGCACCACCGAGGTTGGGTCTCAGCCCGCCTGCCCCGACCGGATTGGGCCAGAGAGCTGGGCTTGTGCGATCGCTGCTTGAGCCTGGACGACCGCAACT TCCACTGCTGGGATTATCGTCGGATGGTTGTGAAGATGTCCGGTGTGCCCGTGGGCCAGGAGTTGGCGTTTACCGATCGCCTCATCGGCTCCAACTTCTCCAACTACTCCAGCTGGCATTACCGCAGCAccctgctgccgctgctgcaCCCCGAGTCTCCCGAGCCCCGTTCGCCGTGTCGCGAGCCTAAACGGGCCTCCCCTCCACCTTCCCCGCAAATCCACTCCCATCGCGTCTGCGAAGAGCAGCTCCTCAAAG AATATGAGCTTGTACAAAATGCTTTCTTCACTGACCCCAACGACCAGAGTGCTTGGTTCTACTATCGCTGGTTGCTAGGCAGAG CGGAGCGTGAGGAGATGATAAGCTGTGTGTACGTCAGTCGGGATGAGGAGAGAGTGGCCGTTGCCTTCTCTAGGCCTGTTAAT GCGCAGTCTGTGGGCCTGCTGCTGGTCCTCGACGGTCAGCCCCACAGAGTGGAGTGGAGGAGCGTCCACCCGCGCTTCAAACACAGCCCTGTCTGG ATCTGTGATCTTCCTCCTGGAACGATAAGCGACGTCACAAATGAGCACAACCTGACTGTGCACTGGACTGaaaaacacacccacagagaCTGTGCTCTGTACACAG GTCGAAGTGAGAGTTGGTGTCGGGACTCGGCTACGGATCAGGAACTCTTCAG GAGTGAACTCTCGGTAGAGAAGACCTCCGTGTTACAGTCAGAGCTGCAGTCATGCAACCAGCTACAAGAACTGGAGCCGCTCAATAAGT GGTGCTTACTGACCATTATCCTCCTCATGAGGGCACTAGACCCTCTGGGATATGAAAAAGAGACTCTCGCTCATTTCCAAACACTGAAA GAAGTGGATTCCATGCGCTCTGCATATTACGGTGACCTGTGCAGCAAGTTTATGATTGAAAACACCATCCTGAAAATGGAGTATGCTGAAGTGCGTGTCTTCAGTATTTCTGACAAG AACCTGACCACTTTATGCCACCTGGACCAGCTGTTAATGGTTACCCATATCAATCTGTCCTCCAATCAGCTGCAGCGGCTGCCTCCTCAGTTTGCCATGTTGCAGTGCCTGGAG GTCTTGGAGGCTGACAACAACTCCATAGAAAATCTGGAAGGGGTGTTCCACCTTCCCAAACTGGAGGAAGTCCTCTTGAAGAATAACA AAATCTCCACGTTGGCAGATCTTCAGCCGCTGGCCTCCTGCCCCAAGCTGAAGCGCCTCGATCTCCGTGGCAACCCTGTCACTCAGACGGCCAATATCGAGTCGGAGCTGACCGAGCTGCTGCCCTCAGTCACAGACCTGCAGCTCTGA